GTGTTAGGGTTGTTGTATGCGGTGTTTGTGATCATCACCCGCATGATCCGAGGTATTCCCGTCGAGGGCTGGACAAGCCTGATGGTCGTTTTGCTCATCGTCTCCGGGGCGCAGATGATCATGATCGGGATTTTGGGGGAATACCTCTGGCGCAACCTTGACGAGACGCGCAAACGCCCACGTTTTATTGTGGAGCGCGTTATTGAAGGCGAGGAAGCGCGTCACGAAGCACTGAGCAAGGGGCGGGGAACTACCGAACACCAACCATAAGAGGGAGCAGGGAGAGCAATTACCTATGGGCGCAGTAGACCACCGAGAAAAAGCAGGCAAGGGCGCGGTTGTGCTTGCCCTTGTCACCGTTAGCGATACGCGGACGCCAGAAACAGATGTGAATGGAACCTACCTCCGCGAGCGATTCGAGGGCTTAGGGCATGTCATTGCGGGCTACGCCATTGTGAAGGACGAACCGGATCAGGTTGCGGCTGTCTTGGACGAGATGACCGCCATTCCTGCCGTTCAGATCGTGATCTTCAACGGTGGGACGGGCATTGCCCCCCGCGACACCACCTATGACATTATCGCCCGCGCCCTGACAAAGACACTCCCGGGCTTTGGCGAACTATTCCGCCTGTTGAGCTACCAAGAGGTTGGTGCAGCGGCGATGTTGAGTCGGGCGACAGCGGGTGTCTATCGGGGAAAAGTCGTTTTTAGCACGCCCGGATCGCCCAATGCCGTTCAGGTTGCGGTGGAAAAGTTGATTCTGCCAGAATTGAACCACCTTGCCTGGGAAGTCGCCCGGAAAGGGTAACTGCGCCTTCTCCAATAGTGGCTTAAAGAGACTCTTTGATCTTCTCCGCCAGCGCCCGGCTGATGCCCGGCACCGTCATGAGTTCATCCAGCGTTGCCGCACGTATTCGGTCAATGTCTTTGCCAAACGCATTCAAGAGCGCCTTACGCTTGGAGGGACCGACACCGGAAATGCTTTCGAGGCGGCTGACAAGACCTTTTTTCGCCCGTTGAGCGCGGTTGGCGGTGATCGCAAAACGGTGCGCCTCATCCCTTATCCGCTGGACGAGGAACAACGATTCTGAACGGCGCGGCAGCATAACCGACTCGGCGCGTCCGGGGAGGAACAATTCCTCATGCTGTTTTGCCAACCCAACAATCGGCACCTTATCCAATAAGTGAAACTGTTTTAGCACCTCAATACCAATGCCAAGCTGCCCCTTGCCACCGTCTAAGATCAGCAGATCAGGGAGTAAGCGCCATGTCTCGTCATTGTCTTTTTGCCCCGGTGCAGTGTTGGGCTTTGAGACGCCATCGGCATAGCGTTGAAAGCGGCGGGTGAGCGCCTCTCGCATGGATTGAAAATCATTCGGTTCACCTGTTGTCGTCACCGTGCGAATGTTGAACTTTCGGTATTCCACTTTGCGGGGCACGCCCTGAACAAAGACGACGCGGCTGGCAACCGTCGCCGTACCTTGCAAGGTGCTAATGTCGAAACACTCGATGCGGTTCGGCGGGGTGGGGAGTTCCAACGCTGCTTGAAGTTCGCTCATGGCTGCCGTCTGCTTGTTTGTATCCGCCGCCCACTGCGCCCGCAGCATGGCGAGCGTTTCCTTCGCGTTCTCGGCGGCAATGCCCACCAATTCTGCCTTGTTTCCTCTGCGCGGTGCGGTGATGGTGACTTTCTTCCCGCCGCGTTTATCGCGCAGCCATTGTTCGAGAAGTTTTGACTCGGCAACCTGTTCCGGTAAAAGGACTTCCTCTGGAATGGTCGCCGCGTTTTCGTAAAACTGAAGGACGAAATTCCGCAAAATTTCGGCGTCCGTCGTCTCGTCCGCGCCGTCCAGAAGAAAATACTCTTTCCCAATCAGTTTCCCGCCGCGAATGAACAGGACTTGCACACATGTATCTGTTTTCTCTTGGGCAAAGGCGATCACATCGTTATCGACATCGTTGGGCATGACGACCTTTTGCCGTTCAACAATGCGCTCCATCGCCCGCAGACGGTCACGAAGGGCGGCGGCACGCTCAAAATTAAGCGCCTCGGCTGCCTCCGCCATATCACGGCGCATATCCTTGATGATCGCGTCGCTGTGACCGCTCAGAAAGTCCATCAGGTGTTGGATGTTTGCGCGGTAGCGCTCCCGATCCACGTTGCCAATACAGGGCGCGTTGCACAGTTTGATGTCGTAATACAGGCATGCCCGATCATCCTTCCCGCTGATGTCTCGATCACAGGTGAGGTAAGGAAATGCCCGCCGTAGGACATCCAACGTCTCCCGCACCGACCATGCCGAGGTATACGGACCAAAATAACGGCTGCCATCTTGATCCATCCGTCGGGTGAGTTCCACCGTCGGAAAATCTTTCGCCCATCGGACGGCAATATACGGGTAGCGTTTGTCGTCTTTAAAGCGAATGTTGAATTTGGGTTGATGTTCACGGATAAGGTGATATTCGGTATGCAGCGCGGCGATTTCGCTTGGCAAGACAATGAAATCAATATGGCGAATCGATTCGCGCAGGCGGAGCG
This genomic interval from Anaerolineales bacterium contains the following:
- a CDS encoding MogA/MoaB family molybdenum cofactor biosynthesis protein, which gives rise to MGAVDHREKAGKGAVVLALVTVSDTRTPETDVNGTYLRERFEGLGHVIAGYAIVKDEPDQVAAVLDEMTAIPAVQIVIFNGGTGIAPRDTTYDIIARALTKTLPGFGELFRLLSYQEVGAAAMLSRATAGVYRGKVVFSTPGSPNAVQVAVEKLILPELNHLAWEVARKG
- the uvrC gene encoding excinuclease ABC subunit UvrC, translating into MVFTPSDHLLSLLKNLPHKPGCYLMRDASGVIIYVGKAIDLHSRVRSYFDSHVTDPKTLRLRESIRHIDFIVLPSEIAALHTEYHLIREHQPKFNIRFKDDKRYPYIAVRWAKDFPTVELTRRMDQDGSRYFGPYTSAWSVRETLDVLRRAFPYLTCDRDISGKDDRACLYYDIKLCNAPCIGNVDRERYRANIQHLMDFLSGHSDAIIKDMRRDMAEAAEALNFERAAALRDRLRAMERIVERQKVVMPNDVDNDVIAFAQEKTDTCVQVLFIRGGKLIGKEYFLLDGADETTDAEILRNFVLQFYENAATIPEEVLLPEQVAESKLLEQWLRDKRGGKKVTITAPRRGNKAELVGIAAENAKETLAMLRAQWAADTNKQTAAMSELQAALELPTPPNRIECFDISTLQGTATVASRVVFVQGVPRKVEYRKFNIRTVTTTGEPNDFQSMREALTRRFQRYADGVSKPNTAPGQKDNDETWRLLPDLLILDGGKGQLGIGIEVLKQFHLLDKVPIVGLAKQHEELFLPGRAESVMLPRRSESLFLVQRIRDEAHRFAITANRAQRAKKGLVSRLESISGVGPSKRKALLNAFGKDIDRIRAATLDELMTVPGISRALAEKIKESL